A genomic window from Cyanobium sp. ATX 6F1 includes:
- a CDS encoding molybdopterin synthase catalytic subunit, translating to MDLPAELLISLHPEPFMPLELLAAWQLAASALAPLAAAESHFIGRVRPVGADGTALEALELEHYPGMSERRLQDLAQELAERHGVSRVRLAHRVGRVRPGEAIVLVAVAADRRGPAQRCAQELLEALKHEAPFWKREWSGGVGTWVEGNTPF from the coding sequence ATGGACCTCCCCGCCGAGCTGCTGATCAGCCTGCACCCGGAGCCGTTCATGCCCCTGGAGCTGCTGGCGGCCTGGCAGCTCGCCGCCTCGGCCCTGGCGCCCCTGGCGGCAGCCGAGAGCCACTTCATCGGCCGCGTGCGACCTGTGGGCGCCGATGGCACGGCCCTGGAGGCGTTGGAGCTGGAGCACTACCCGGGGATGAGCGAACGGCGCCTGCAGGACCTGGCCCAGGAGCTGGCGGAGCGCCACGGGGTGAGCCGTGTGCGCCTGGCCCACCGCGTCGGGCGGGTGCGACCCGGTGAAGCGATCGTCCTGGTCGCTGTGGCGGCCGACCGCCGCGGCCCCGCCCAGCGCTGCGCCCAGGAGCTGCTGGAGGCGCTCAAGCACGAGGCGCCGTTCTGGAAACGGGAATGGAGCGGTGGCGTGGGCACCTGGGTGGAGGGCAACACGCCGTTCTGA
- a CDS encoding MoaD/ThiS family protein, which yields MTAPEATPTITVRLFARLREQAGWGERTVPLGEGVVSAAEIWERLGLGPSPLPAPLRVAINQQFAAADARLRAGDELAFLPPISGG from the coding sequence ATGACCGCCCCCGAGGCCACCCCCACCATCACCGTGCGTCTGTTCGCGCGGCTGCGGGAGCAGGCCGGCTGGGGCGAGCGGACCGTGCCCCTGGGGGAGGGTGTCGTCAGCGCCGCCGAGATCTGGGAGCGGCTGGGGCTCGGGCCGAGCCCGCTGCCCGCCCCGCTGCGGGTCGCCATCAACCAGCAGTTCGCCGCCGCCGATGCGCGGCTCAGGGCCGGCGATGAGCTGGCCTTCCTGCCCCCGATCAGCGGCGGCTGA
- the moaB gene encoding molybdenum cofactor biosynthesis protein B, with product MGLAIALLTISDRRSADPELADPSGDALEQRLGAAGHQLLERCRVPDDRYRVRAELSRWIADPAVQVVITSGGTGLTGRDGTPEAVAPLLDKTIEGFGELFRVLSFETIGTSSLQSRCLAGVANGTVIFVLPGSLDAVTTAWDRLIGAQLEATTAPCNLVQLLPRLRESPHLPA from the coding sequence GTGGGCCTTGCGATCGCCCTGCTCACCATCTCCGATCGCCGCAGCGCCGATCCTGAGCTGGCCGATCCCTCCGGCGATGCCCTCGAGCAGCGCCTGGGCGCGGCGGGCCATCAACTGCTGGAGCGTTGCCGTGTTCCCGACGATCGCTACCGGGTGCGCGCCGAGCTCAGCCGCTGGATCGCCGATCCTGCCGTGCAGGTGGTGATCACCAGCGGCGGCACCGGCCTCACCGGCCGCGACGGCACCCCGGAGGCGGTGGCGCCCCTGCTCGACAAGACGATCGAGGGCTTCGGCGAACTGTTCCGGGTGCTGTCGTTTGAGACCATCGGCACCAGCAGCCTGCAGAGCCGCTGCCTCGCCGGGGTGGCCAACGGCACGGTGATCTTCGTGTTGCCCGGCTCCCTCGATGCCGTCACAACGGCCTGGGATCGCCTGATTGGCGCCCAGCTGGAGGCCACCACCGCCCCCTGCAACCTGGTGCAGCTGCTGCCAAGGTTGCGCGAATCGCCGCACCTACCGGCCTGA